The following are from one region of the Hydrogenophaga sp. BPS33 genome:
- the glmM gene encoding phosphoglucosamine mutase, with amino-acid sequence MARKYFGTDGIRGTVGQAPITPDFVLRLAHAVGRVLRRTEAHPTVLIGKDTRISGYMLESALESGFNSAGVDVVLLGPVPTPAVAYLTRAQRASLGVVISASHNPFADNGIKFFSALGTKLPDDWELAVEAALEEAPVWVASAELGKSRRLDDAAGRYIEFCKSTCSHHLTLKGLKIVVDGANGAAYQIAPAVFHELGAEVIKVGCSPDGLNINKDVGATHPQALLDAVKAHGAHFGIALDGDADRLQMVDAQGRLFNGDELLYLIASERLDRGESVPGVVGTLMTNMAVEVALKARGVKFVRAKVGDRYVLEELERQGWLLGGEGSGHLLVLDRHSTGDGLVSALQVLHACVDTGKTIAELLIDVTLFPQTLINVRLQPGQDWKSNTVLAEETRAVEAELGDSGRVLIRASGTEPLLRVMVEARDAQQAQACAERLVAAVQAQVPA; translated from the coding sequence ATGGCCCGCAAATACTTTGGCACCGATGGCATCCGAGGCACCGTGGGGCAGGCGCCGATCACGCCCGATTTCGTGCTGCGCCTGGCGCATGCCGTGGGGCGGGTGCTGCGGCGTACCGAGGCGCACCCGACCGTGTTGATCGGCAAGGACACGCGCATCTCCGGGTACATGCTCGAGTCCGCGCTCGAATCGGGCTTCAACTCTGCCGGGGTGGATGTGGTGCTGCTCGGCCCGGTGCCGACGCCCGCCGTGGCCTACCTCACGCGCGCGCAGCGCGCCAGTCTGGGGGTGGTGATCTCCGCCAGCCACAACCCGTTCGCCGACAACGGCATCAAGTTCTTCAGCGCTTTGGGCACCAAGTTGCCCGACGATTGGGAGCTTGCAGTCGAGGCCGCGCTGGAAGAGGCGCCGGTGTGGGTGGCGTCGGCCGAACTGGGCAAATCGCGCAGGCTGGACGATGCCGCCGGCCGCTACATCGAATTCTGCAAGAGCACCTGCTCGCACCATCTGACCCTCAAGGGCCTGAAGATCGTGGTGGACGGCGCGAACGGTGCGGCGTACCAGATCGCGCCGGCGGTGTTCCACGAGTTGGGGGCCGAAGTCATCAAGGTGGGTTGCTCGCCCGATGGATTGAACATCAACAAGGACGTGGGCGCGACCCATCCGCAGGCCCTGTTGGACGCCGTGAAGGCGCATGGTGCGCACTTCGGCATCGCGCTGGACGGCGACGCCGACCGCTTGCAGATGGTCGATGCACAGGGCCGCCTGTTCAACGGCGACGAATTGTTGTATCTGATCGCTTCCGAACGCCTGGACCGTGGCGAGAGCGTGCCGGGCGTGGTGGGTACGCTGATGACGAACATGGCGGTGGAGGTCGCGCTCAAGGCGCGCGGAGTGAAGTTCGTGCGCGCCAAGGTGGGCGACCGCTACGTGCTCGAAGAGCTGGAGCGCCAGGGCTGGTTGCTGGGGGGCGAGGGCTCGGGCCACTTGCTCGTGCTCGACCGGCACAGCACGGGCGATGGCTTAGTGTCGGCCTTGCAGGTGCTGCATGCGTGTGTGGACACGGGCAAGACCATCGCCGAGTTGCTGATCGATGTCACGCTGTTTCCGCAGACGCTGATCAACGTGCGACTGCAGCCCGGCCAGGACTGGAAGAGCAACACCGTCCTTGCCGAGGAGACGCGCGCGGTGGAAGCCGAGTTGGGCGACTCAGGGCGCGTGTTGATCCGGGCCAGCGGCACGGAGCCGTTGTTGCGCGTGATGGTGGAAGCGCGTGATGCGCAGCAAGCCCAGGCGTGCGCCGAGCGGCTGGTGGCGGCGGTGCAGGCGCAGGTGCCGGCCTAG